A portion of the Thermomicrobiales bacterium genome contains these proteins:
- the gcvH gene encoding glycine cleavage system protein GcvH yields MSSPADLKYSKSHEWVRVDGDVATIGLADHAQSELGDITYLELPDVGDTVTAGEPLGVVESVKAASDIYAPVGGEVIERNENAVNAPELVNQSPFGDAWLIKVKVADAADLDALMDAIAYDEFLESEAGH; encoded by the coding sequence GTGTCATCACCTGCCGATCTCAAATACTCCAAGTCGCACGAATGGGTGCGAGTCGATGGCGATGTTGCCACCATTGGTCTCGCCGATCATGCGCAAAGTGAACTTGGCGACATCACCTACCTCGAGTTGCCAGACGTCGGCGACACCGTCACGGCGGGAGAGCCGCTGGGTGTCGTGGAATCGGTCAAGGCTGCGTCCGACATCTATGCCCCGGTCGGCGGCGAGGTGATCGAGCGCAACGAGAATGCCGTGAACGCGCCGGAACTGGTCAATCAGTCCCCGTTCGGAGACGCCTGGCTCATCAAGGTCAAGGTGGCCGATGCCGCCGATCTCGACGCGCTGATGGATGCCATCGCCTATGACGAGTTCCTCGAAAGCGAAGCCGGGCACTAG
- the rsfS gene encoding ribosome silencing factor: MTDTALATPTDVRDSARDLALRIAEILADTPASDTVVLDIRGLSTFSDFFVICSGENERQLRAIAEKLQEELREEGVRPQRVEGTPRSGWIVLDYNDAIVHVFDRDLRDFYRMERLWAEAPRLLAIQ, encoded by the coding sequence TTGACCGATACTGCACTGGCAACCCCCACGGACGTGCGCGATTCCGCCCGTGATCTGGCCCTCCGCATCGCCGAGATTCTTGCGGATACACCCGCATCGGATACGGTGGTGCTCGATATTCGTGGTCTTTCCACCTTCTCGGATTTCTTCGTGATCTGTTCCGGAGAGAACGAACGGCAACTGCGTGCAATCGCGGAGAAGCTGCAGGAAGAACTTCGCGAGGAAGGCGTGCGGCCGCAGCGTGTGGAGGGCACGCCGCGCTCAGGATGGATCGTGCTCGACTACAACGATGCGATCGTCCACGTCTTTGACAGAGATCTGCGCGATTTCTATAGAATGGAGCGACTTTGGGCCGAAGCACCCCGGCTTCTGGCGATTCAGTAG
- a CDS encoding MraY family glycosyltransferase: MSHAQIAVLLFCSVSALSAFLVWRAIPIGRQLAIVNRSGVPAPRIGGIAVAIAFWFGVAVSFALPINRFPIEVERIALICLAGAAITLFMLLDDAVGLAPRTKLGIQIAVAAIMILPRLRNAFHGIAIDQFNAPMFGTVTLALPVAVVVTIFWFVAMMNAINWIDGIDGLAPTVTLVAAIVLFLHTYFWPRADPQFTISILPLVLGAAVLGFLPFNWFPARITLGDAGSNFLGLTIAAISIVGGAKLATALLVLGLPLLDLVWVTVARAARGQPIATGDKSHLHHRLLARGWSVGRIVGFVGGVSLFFGVLSLLLPSKEAKLGAMLALAAVLLLTVGRPGFRSPN, encoded by the coding sequence ATGAGCCACGCCCAGATAGCCGTGCTGCTCTTTTGTTCGGTCTCCGCACTGTCGGCGTTCCTGGTCTGGCGCGCAATTCCCATCGGGCGTCAACTTGCCATCGTCAACCGCTCAGGGGTTCCCGCGCCGCGCATTGGGGGGATTGCGGTCGCGATCGCATTTTGGTTTGGCGTTGCGGTGAGTTTCGCGCTGCCAATCAATCGATTCCCGATCGAGGTCGAGCGAATCGCGCTCATTTGCCTGGCAGGTGCGGCGATTACGCTCTTCATGCTGCTGGACGATGCCGTGGGGCTTGCGCCAAGAACAAAGCTCGGGATTCAGATCGCAGTTGCCGCGATCATGATCCTGCCGCGTCTCCGCAACGCATTCCACGGCATTGCCATCGACCAGTTCAACGCTCCGATGTTCGGCACGGTCACGCTGGCCTTGCCGGTTGCCGTCGTCGTCACGATTTTCTGGTTCGTAGCGATGATGAACGCGATCAACTGGATCGATGGGATCGATGGTCTGGCGCCAACCGTCACCCTCGTGGCCGCGATTGTCTTGTTCCTTCACACGTATTTCTGGCCGAGGGCGGACCCGCAATTCACCATATCGATCCTGCCGCTCGTGCTCGGCGCGGCGGTGCTGGGGTTCCTGCCATTCAACTGGTTTCCGGCCAGGATCACACTGGGAGACGCAGGTTCGAACTTTCTCGGCCTAACGATCGCAGCGATCTCGATCGTCGGTGGCGCCAAACTTGCGACCGCGCTGCTGGTTCTCGGGTTGCCCCTGCTGGACCTGGTGTGGGTGACGGTTGCGCGCGCTGCCCGAGGTCAGCCAATCGCAACGGGGGACAAGTCCCACCTGCATCATCGCCTGCTCGCGCGGGGCTGGAGTGTCGGCAGGATCGTCGGGTTTGTGGGAGGGGTCTCGCTCTTTTTTGGGGTGCTCTCACTCCTGCTGCCCAGCAAGGAAGCAAAACTCGGCGCCATGCTTGCGCTGGCCGCCGTTTTGCTTCTGACAGTAGGACGCCCCGGGTTTCGCTCGCCGAACTGA
- the glyA gene encoding serine hydroxymethyltransferase: MVTTAIDVLAADPEVADAIRHEEERQRHGIELIASENFVSAAVLRAVGSVLTNKYAEGYPGKRYYGGCEYVDVVETLAIERAQELFGAEHINVQPHSGANANLGAYLALIDPGDKILGLSLAEGGHLTHGLAVNFSGRLFDAHFYGVDQETGLIDYDVVEARAKEVRPRAIIAGASAYSRALDYRRFREIADEVGAYLFADIAHPAGLIAAGLLPTSIPYAHVTTTTTHKTLRGPRGGMIMTSEEFGKKIDKTIFPGLQGGPLMHVIAGKAVAFREALSPEYKVYARQVIENAAAMSDTFIERGMKVISGGTDSHLLLLDVDTVGLSGKQAEKALDRVGITVNKNTIPGDPRPPTQASGIRVGSPAVTTRGFGVDESRWVANMIVDVLQQPEDEAMLARAEEEVRSVSRRFPLPGVPA; the protein is encoded by the coding sequence ATGGTTACTACCGCAATCGATGTGCTGGCCGCTGACCCTGAAGTCGCAGACGCAATCCGTCATGAAGAGGAACGTCAGCGTCATGGCATCGAACTGATCGCCTCTGAGAACTTCGTCTCTGCCGCCGTGCTGCGAGCTGTCGGCAGCGTCCTTACCAACAAGTACGCGGAGGGATATCCCGGGAAGCGCTATTACGGCGGTTGCGAGTATGTCGACGTCGTCGAAACGCTGGCCATCGAGCGGGCACAGGAACTGTTCGGCGCCGAACACATCAACGTGCAGCCGCATTCCGGCGCGAACGCCAACCTGGGCGCATATCTGGCGCTAATCGATCCAGGAGACAAGATCCTCGGGCTCAGCCTGGCGGAGGGTGGCCACCTCACGCATGGGCTCGCCGTGAACTTCTCCGGAAGGCTCTTCGATGCCCATTTCTATGGCGTCGACCAGGAGACCGGATTGATCGACTATGACGTTGTGGAAGCGCGCGCCAAGGAGGTTCGCCCACGGGCGATTATTGCTGGCGCCAGCGCGTACAGTCGTGCGCTCGACTACAGGCGATTCCGCGAAATTGCCGACGAAGTTGGCGCGTATCTGTTTGCGGACATCGCGCATCCGGCCGGTTTGATCGCCGCTGGCCTGCTGCCGACGTCGATTCCCTACGCTCATGTGACGACCACCACCACGCACAAGACGTTGCGCGGTCCGCGCGGGGGCATGATCATGACGAGCGAGGAATTCGGCAAGAAGATAGACAAGACGATCTTCCCTGGGCTGCAAGGCGGTCCGCTCATGCATGTCATTGCGGGAAAGGCAGTCGCGTTCCGTGAAGCGCTTTCCCCCGAGTACAAGGTGTACGCGCGGCAAGTGATCGAAAACGCCGCTGCGATGTCGGATACATTCATCGAACGTGGAATGAAGGTCATTTCCGGCGGGACCGATTCCCACCTTCTGTTGCTGGACGTGGACACGGTCGGGTTGAGCGGAAAGCAAGCCGAGAAAGCGCTCGACAGAGTCGGGATTACGGTGAACAAGAACACGATCCCCGGCGATCCGCGTCCGCCGACCCAGGCAAGCGGTATTCGCGTTGGCAGCCCCGCCGTGACCACTCGCGGGTTCGGCGTGGACGAATCGCGATGGGTGGCGAACATGATCGTCGACGTGCTGCAGCAGCCCGAGGACGAGGCGATGCTGGCGCGCGCGGAAGAAGAGGTTCGATCCGTGTCGCGCAGGTTCCCGTTGCCCGGAGTTCCCGCCTGA
- a CDS encoding succinylglutamate desuccinylase/aspartoacylase family protein — protein MQPPSVTSSIDLSASGKQIGRLRYPKITNNGGWAYDLVPIATIANGDGPTVLVSGGNHGNEYEGQIACLRLIDEIDADQVTGRLIIVPVISREAAWASTRLWPSGANFNRSFPGRPDGGPHEQLADFFTRVLFPMSDVVIDLHSGGNAFWFLPCSHMHVVEDPAQRKAMLDGMLAWNSDHHFLYIDVNGSGLLPVEAENMGKTVITTELGGGGRVPAYVHQLAWSGLTNVLRHVGVLQGEVLTRESLGLEPAVIIDGRDPANYVNTDEPGFWENLLEPGDPVRAGDPVGRLWFPDQPERGAQVFTAPVDGVLVVVRAMTPTLAGDSVFVTGQPIEASALR, from the coding sequence ATGCAACCCCCTTCTGTGACCTCGTCGATCGATCTTTCCGCAAGCGGCAAGCAGATAGGCCGACTTCGCTATCCGAAGATCACGAACAACGGAGGTTGGGCGTACGATCTCGTTCCAATTGCGACGATTGCGAACGGCGACGGGCCAACCGTGTTGGTCAGCGGCGGAAATCACGGGAACGAATACGAGGGGCAGATTGCGTGTCTGCGTCTCATCGACGAAATCGATGCGGACCAAGTCACGGGTCGTCTGATCATCGTGCCGGTCATCTCACGCGAAGCGGCCTGGGCAAGCACCAGACTCTGGCCCTCGGGCGCGAACTTCAACCGCTCCTTCCCCGGCAGACCAGACGGTGGTCCACACGAACAACTGGCCGACTTTTTCACCCGTGTACTCTTCCCGATGTCGGATGTTGTGATCGACCTGCATTCTGGCGGCAATGCCTTCTGGTTCCTTCCCTGTTCCCATATGCATGTGGTGGAAGATCCCGCGCAGCGAAAGGCCATGCTCGACGGCATGCTGGCCTGGAACAGCGATCATCACTTTCTCTACATCGACGTAAACGGTTCCGGGCTTCTGCCGGTCGAAGCCGAGAACATGGGCAAGACGGTGATCACCACCGAACTGGGTGGTGGTGGACGTGTGCCAGCGTATGTTCACCAGTTGGCCTGGAGCGGCTTGACCAATGTCCTGCGGCATGTCGGTGTCCTGCAGGGTGAGGTGTTGACACGGGAATCACTGGGCCTGGAGCCGGCTGTGATCATCGATGGCCGAGATCCCGCGAATTACGTCAATACTGATGAGCCCGGCTTTTGGGAAAACCTGTTGGAGCCGGGCGATCCGGTGCGGGCGGGCGACCCGGTCGGCCGACTCTGGTTCCCGGACCAACCGGAACGCGGCGCGCAGGTGTTCACGGCGCCGGTCGACGGAGTGCTCGTGGTGGTGCGTGCGATGACTCCGACGCTGGCCGGAGACAGTGTCTTCGTAACGGGGCAACCGATCGAAGCCTCGGCGCTCCGTTAG
- a CDS encoding chloride channel protein, with translation MSRTLSEGAASPQAVDRHVLGDFTTTRRLIVLSAIAICLGAIGAVLALLLLRLIEFFTNLFFFGRLSIQPASPADSNLGPAIIVIPVIGALIVGIMARFGSERIRGHGIPEAIEAILLGGSKIQPRVAVLKPVSSAVSIGSGGPFGAEGPIIMTAGAVGSLIAQFFHLTSAERKTLLVAGAAAGMSATFSAPLAAAALAIELLLFELKPRSLVPVALASATAAIVRVPLLGEGPLFPTPVHSSDIGLTVLLACIFAGIAAGALSAVLTTAVYFAEDTFARLPIHWMWWPAIGGIVVGIGGFIFPEALGVGYDVIEELLAGKATSTIIIGVLLVKSTIWTVSLGSGTSGGVLAPLLMMGGALGGLEAHVLPDMGPGFWPAIGMAAILGGTMRAPLTGIIFLLELTHDIDLILPLLAATIVAHGFTVLVMKRSILTEKVARRGFHITREYSIDPLEILFVRELMRVEVVVLKASMTVDELFEGFRLRSDRLDLGQALYPVVEDDGSLAGILTRHQLVEMQLSAHPAGQTLGDVCERDFVVAFPDEPLRYVMERMATTGLTRMPVVDPANRTRLMGLITLTDLLRARQRSLDEERVRERVITVRSPRARATPS, from the coding sequence ATGTCCCGAACGCTCTCGGAGGGCGCTGCCTCTCCGCAAGCCGTCGACCGTCACGTTCTCGGTGATTTCACGACCACGCGTCGTCTCATCGTCTTGTCAGCTATCGCCATTTGCCTCGGCGCAATCGGCGCGGTCCTCGCGTTGCTGCTCTTGCGTCTCATCGAGTTTTTCACCAACCTTTTTTTCTTCGGACGGCTGAGCATTCAGCCGGCATCCCCAGCCGATTCGAATCTGGGTCCAGCCATCATCGTCATCCCAGTCATCGGCGCCTTGATCGTCGGGATCATGGCGCGTTTTGGCTCTGAACGGATTCGCGGGCACGGCATTCCCGAGGCAATCGAAGCCATCCTGCTTGGCGGGAGCAAGATCCAGCCGCGCGTTGCTGTCCTCAAACCTGTCTCCTCGGCTGTCTCGATCGGCTCCGGCGGCCCGTTCGGCGCCGAGGGGCCGATCATCATGACCGCTGGCGCAGTCGGATCGCTCATAGCGCAGTTTTTTCATCTCACCAGCGCCGAGCGCAAGACGCTGCTGGTCGCCGGCGCCGCCGCAGGCATGTCGGCTACCTTCTCCGCGCCGCTGGCGGCCGCCGCGCTCGCGATCGAGCTCTTGCTCTTCGAGCTGAAACCGCGCAGTTTGGTTCCTGTGGCGTTGGCCAGCGCCACGGCGGCGATCGTCCGGGTTCCATTGCTCGGGGAGGGGCCGCTCTTTCCGACGCCCGTTCATTCATCGGACATCGGCCTGACGGTACTGCTCGCCTGCATCTTCGCCGGTATCGCGGCCGGGGCGCTCTCCGCAGTGTTGACCACCGCGGTCTACTTTGCTGAAGACACGTTCGCCCGACTGCCGATTCACTGGATGTGGTGGCCGGCAATTGGCGGCATCGTGGTTGGCATTGGAGGATTCATCTTCCCTGAAGCCCTGGGGGTTGGCTACGACGTCATCGAAGAGCTGCTTGCCGGGAAGGCGACCAGCACGATCATCATAGGGGTGCTCCTGGTCAAGTCGACCATCTGGACTGTGTCGCTTGGTTCAGGAACCTCGGGCGGAGTCCTGGCTCCACTGCTCATGATGGGAGGGGCATTGGGCGGTCTGGAAGCTCACGTTCTGCCAGACATGGGGCCGGGATTCTGGCCGGCGATCGGGATGGCGGCGATTCTGGGCGGAACGATGCGTGCTCCGCTCACCGGAATCATTTTCCTCCTCGAGCTGACCCACGACATCGATCTCATTCTGCCGCTGCTGGCAGCCACCATCGTGGCGCATGGATTCACTGTCCTGGTCATGAAGCGCTCGATCCTCACGGAAAAGGTCGCCAGGCGCGGGTTTCACATCACCAGGGAATACTCCATCGATCCGCTGGAGATTCTCTTCGTACGAGAGCTCATGCGCGTGGAGGTCGTCGTGCTCAAGGCCTCGATGACCGTCGACGAGCTCTTCGAAGGGTTTCGGCTCCGAAGCGACCGACTCGATCTTGGCCAGGCGCTCTATCCCGTTGTGGAAGACGACGGGTCACTCGCCGGAATCCTGACTCGTCACCAACTGGTCGAAATGCAGCTCAGCGCGCATCCGGCAGGCCAAACGCTTGGCGACGTCTGCGAGCGCGACTTCGTCGTTGCATTTCCGGACGAGCCATTGCGCTACGTCATGGAACGAATGGCCACGACCGGATTGACCCGCATGCCGGTGGTCGATCCAGCCAACCGCACTCGCCTGATGGGACTGATCACGCTGACTGACCTTCTGCGCGCGAGGCAGCGCTCGCTCGATGAAGAGCGCGTTCGCGAACGGGTAATCACCGTACGCTCCCCGCGCGCTCGCGCAACGCCCTCTTAG
- a CDS encoding VOC family protein codes for MASVSTYLNFDGKTEEAFEFYKSVFGTEYIGQIFRMGDMPAQEGMPPVPEHLKRLVMNVQLPILGGHILMGTDTVAEWGHALKPGNNVFIVLHPDSRAAADALFAALSDGGTVQMPMADQFWGDYFGDCVDKFGVQWMISYTPQVAG; via the coding sequence ATGGCATCAGTGAGCACATATCTCAACTTCGACGGGAAAACCGAGGAAGCATTCGAGTTCTACAAGTCCGTTTTCGGCACTGAGTACATTGGCCAGATCTTTCGCATGGGTGACATGCCGGCTCAGGAGGGAATGCCGCCGGTTCCAGAGCACCTGAAGCGTTTGGTCATGAACGTGCAGCTCCCGATACTCGGAGGCCATATCCTGATGGGCACCGACACCGTGGCGGAGTGGGGACATGCGCTGAAGCCCGGGAACAACGTCTTCATCGTGCTTCACCCGGACTCCCGCGCCGCAGCGGATGCGTTGTTTGCCGCACTCAGCGACGGCGGAACAGTGCAAATGCCGATGGCCGACCAGTTCTGGGGCGACTACTTCGGTGACTGCGTCGACAAGTTCGGTGTTCAGTGGATGATTTCATATACCCCCCAAGTAGCCGGTTGA
- the galE gene encoding UDP-glucose 4-epimerase GalE, whose translation MMRVFVTGGAGYIGSVGVEKLIDAGHEVVVLDNMRTGQPASIEPAATVVKGDLRNAAELNAIVADARPDAVMHFAAATIVPESVAKPDLYYGINMVGGYNLLEAARAAGVNRFIISSTAAVYGAPAEIPILETTAKQPVSPYGLSKLMFEQMLEAYATAYATRWIAFRYFNVAGATKKHGEDHRPETHLIPNALMAVAGRRPPLDVFGTDYPTPDGTAIRDYVHVEDLIDAHILGLDHIDDVSGPFNLGTTNGASVAQVIDAVEAVTDKPVPRNYHGRRAGDPPILIADAERARRELGWNPHRSTLDQMIGSAWDWMQRYPDGYPS comes from the coding sequence ATGATGCGCGTGTTCGTGACCGGAGGAGCCGGATATATCGGCAGTGTCGGTGTGGAAAAGCTGATCGACGCGGGCCACGAGGTGGTTGTGCTGGACAACATGCGCACCGGTCAGCCGGCGTCGATCGAACCGGCGGCCACCGTCGTCAAGGGCGATCTGCGCAATGCCGCCGAACTGAACGCAATTGTGGCGGATGCACGGCCCGATGCCGTGATGCACTTCGCTGCTGCCACGATCGTTCCCGAGTCGGTTGCCAAACCCGATCTCTACTACGGCATCAACATGGTTGGCGGTTACAACTTGCTGGAGGCAGCTCGCGCGGCCGGTGTGAATCGTTTCATCATCTCATCGACCGCGGCTGTTTACGGAGCACCAGCCGAAATCCCGATTCTCGAAACTACAGCCAAGCAGCCAGTCTCCCCATATGGCCTGTCCAAGCTGATGTTCGAGCAGATGCTCGAAGCGTACGCAACCGCGTACGCTACCCGCTGGATCGCATTCCGGTATTTCAATGTTGCCGGGGCAACCAAGAAGCATGGCGAGGACCATCGGCCGGAGACCCATCTGATCCCGAATGCGCTCATGGCGGTGGCCGGGCGCCGTCCACCACTCGATGTTTTTGGCACCGACTATCCCACTCCCGATGGCACAGCGATCCGCGACTACGTGCATGTCGAGGACCTGATCGATGCGCACATTCTTGGCCTCGACCACATCGATGATGTGTCCGGGCCGTTCAATCTCGGCACGACCAACGGCGCGAGCGTGGCGCAGGTGATCGACGCGGTCGAAGCGGTGACCGACAAGCCCGTGCCGCGAAACTATCATGGGCGCCGAGCCGGCGATCCGCCGATTCTGATCGCCGATGCCGAGCGAGCGCGCCGAGAACTCGGCTGGAATCCGCATCGATCGACACTCGACCAGATGATCGGCAGTGCCTGGGACTGGATGCAGCGCTATCCGGATGGATACCCGTCCTGA
- the der gene encoding ribosome biogenesis GTPase Der, with protein sequence MTVAKPIVAIVGRPNVGKSALFNRLIGERVAIVEDEPGTTRDRVYGTTDWRGLEFTLVDTGGLQDEEEIEASSVAEIARRTRDQARSAISEADVIVFMVDSKNGLTSGDYEVADLLRRTDKPTILGANKADNLERRDSVFEFYELGLGEPIALSALHGTGTGDLLDAIVEALPHSDEDEIEFEGPNIAIVGRPNVGKSRLVNALLGQERAIVSDVPGTTRDSLDTHLEWNGSPVTLIDTAGIRRRGRVETGIEQYSVLRSMRAIDRSDVVLMVVDATEPFTAQDLHIAGYVEEQKKGIVVVVNKWDLIEKDTYTMDEYHALAAKELVFVPYAPIAFISAKYGQRVHQVLDLALEVVKERKKRIPTAALNKMLREAVANHPPSSKSGKPIKFYYGTQVDIEPPRFVFFCSDPKAIHFSYRRYIENQLREQFSFTGTPIRISFRGRDDADL encoded by the coding sequence GTGACCGTGGCCAAGCCAATCGTAGCCATCGTCGGCCGTCCAAACGTCGGCAAGTCCGCGCTGTTCAACCGCCTGATTGGCGAGCGGGTTGCCATTGTCGAGGACGAGCCGGGCACCACGCGCGACCGTGTCTACGGCACTACCGACTGGCGCGGACTCGAGTTCACGCTCGTCGACACCGGCGGATTGCAGGACGAAGAGGAGATCGAAGCGTCGAGCGTTGCGGAAATCGCTCGCCGCACCCGCGATCAGGCTCGCAGTGCAATCTCCGAAGCTGATGTCATCGTCTTCATGGTCGACTCCAAGAACGGTCTCACCTCAGGTGACTATGAGGTGGCGGATCTGCTACGCCGCACCGACAAGCCGACGATTCTCGGCGCGAACAAAGCCGACAACCTCGAGCGGCGCGATTCGGTCTTCGAGTTCTACGAGCTCGGTCTTGGAGAGCCAATCGCGCTGTCAGCGCTCCATGGAACGGGAACTGGCGATCTGCTCGATGCCATCGTCGAAGCGCTGCCGCATTCTGACGAGGACGAGATCGAGTTCGAAGGCCCGAACATCGCCATCGTGGGACGTCCAAATGTTGGCAAGAGCCGCCTGGTGAACGCGCTCCTCGGCCAGGAACGCGCAATCGTGAGTGATGTCCCTGGCACCACACGAGATTCGCTCGACACCCACCTCGAGTGGAATGGATCGCCAGTCACCTTGATCGACACGGCCGGAATTCGTCGTCGGGGCCGCGTCGAGACTGGCATCGAGCAGTACAGCGTGCTGCGTTCGATGCGGGCCATCGACCGGTCGGACGTCGTCCTGATGGTGGTCGATGCGACCGAGCCCTTCACCGCGCAGGATCTGCACATCGCCGGGTACGTCGAAGAGCAGAAGAAGGGTATCGTCGTCGTCGTCAATAAGTGGGACCTGATCGAAAAGGACACCTACACGATGGACGAGTACCACGCGTTGGCGGCCAAAGAGCTCGTCTTCGTGCCATACGCGCCCATAGCGTTCATTTCTGCGAAATATGGGCAGCGAGTCCACCAGGTGCTCGATCTCGCGCTGGAGGTCGTCAAGGAGCGCAAGAAGCGCATTCCTACCGCGGCCCTGAACAAGATGCTGCGAGAAGCAGTGGCCAATCATCCGCCGTCGAGCAAGTCCGGCAAGCCAATCAAGTTCTACTACGGGACGCAGGTGGATATCGAACCGCCCAGGTTCGTCTTCTTCTGCTCAGATCCGAAGGCGATTCACTTCAGCTACCGGCGGTACATCGAGAACCAGCTCCGTGAACAGTTCTCGTTCACCGGAACCCCAATCCGGATCAGTTTCCGCGGCCGCGATGATGCCGATCTGTAA
- the gcvPA gene encoding aminomethyl-transferring glycine dehydrogenase subunit GcvPA, which translates to MAFNPHTAEDRSEMLAVIGIDDLSELFEPIPADVRRPTLDLPPRLTEMEAAAYLDRLAAKNLIPNGADSFLGAGSYRHYSPAAVSQLLLRGELFTAYTPYQPEVAQGTLQIIYEFQSLIAALFDMDVANASMYDGATALAEAVHMAVTAAKKKDKVLISGTIHPNYLEVIESYSAGATFEMATLPLPSNGLATTAAEISAAIDENTAAVVVQYPNFFGTIEDLAAISQAVHDAGAYLIVATYPVPLSLLKPPGAFDADFVTAEGQSLGVAQSFGGPYVGLLATKQEFVRQLPGRLVGMTTDSEGKRGYVLALQTREQHIRREKATSNICTNQGLMATAATIYMSLLGPEGFREIGRASYNNAHYLADRLAKIPGVSIANGGEFFNEFTLTTPVPAAVINAALLEAGIIGGYDLGNVDESLVNSLLIATTELTSIDGMDRFVEIVGSVVV; encoded by the coding sequence ATGGCCTTCAATCCTCACACGGCTGAGGACCGCAGCGAAATGCTCGCGGTGATCGGAATCGACGATCTCTCCGAGCTCTTCGAGCCAATTCCGGCAGACGTGCGACGCCCGACGCTCGATCTCCCCCCACGGCTGACCGAGATGGAGGCAGCGGCCTATCTCGACAGACTCGCGGCGAAGAACCTGATTCCCAACGGAGCCGATTCATTCCTGGGCGCCGGCTCATACCGGCACTACTCCCCGGCTGCCGTTTCGCAGCTGCTGTTGCGCGGTGAGCTGTTCACGGCCTACACGCCCTACCAGCCAGAAGTCGCGCAGGGAACGTTGCAGATCATCTATGAGTTCCAGTCGCTGATTGCCGCCCTCTTCGACATGGATGTGGCAAACGCATCGATGTACGACGGCGCCACTGCCCTGGCCGAAGCAGTGCACATGGCGGTGACTGCCGCCAAGAAGAAGGACAAGGTCCTCATCAGCGGCACGATCCACCCAAACTATCTCGAGGTGATCGAAAGCTATTCGGCCGGTGCCACCTTTGAGATGGCTACGCTGCCACTGCCATCGAATGGACTGGCGACCACCGCAGCGGAGATCTCCGCTGCGATCGATGAAAACACCGCCGCGGTCGTTGTCCAGTATCCGAACTTCTTTGGGACGATCGAAGACCTGGCAGCGATATCCCAGGCCGTGCACGATGCCGGAGCCTATCTCATCGTGGCGACCTATCCCGTCCCCTTGTCGCTGCTCAAGCCACCGGGCGCATTCGATGCCGATTTCGTGACCGCCGAGGGGCAGTCGCTCGGTGTGGCGCAGAGTTTCGGAGGCCCATACGTCGGTTTGCTCGCGACGAAACAGGAATTCGTGCGGCAGTTGCCTGGACGGCTGGTGGGAATGACCACCGATTCGGAAGGCAAGCGCGGGTATGTGCTGGCATTGCAGACACGCGAGCAGCATATCCGTCGTGAGAAGGCCACCAGCAATATCTGCACCAACCAGGGCTTGATGGCAACTGCGGCGACGATCTACATGTCGTTGCTCGGCCCGGAGGGCTTCCGGGAGATCGGCCGGGCGTCGTACAACAATGCCCACTATCTGGCGGATCGGCTTGCAAAGATTCCGGGTGTTTCGATTGCCAACGGTGGCGAGTTCTTCAATGAGTTCACCCTGACGACTCCGGTTCCGGCGGCCGTCATCAACGCGGCTCTGTTGGAGGCAGGAATCATCGGCGGATACGACCTGGGCAATGTCGATGAGTCGCTGGTGAATTCGCTCCTCATCGCGACCACCGAGCTCACATCGATCGATGGCATGGACCGGTTCGTCGAAATCGTTGGGTCGGTCGTCGTCTGA